TGGGATATGGCCAAATCGCTCAAATCTTCTGGCTGGCAGATGCAGCTGGCAAAACAGTAGAAGAAATCACTGCTTTATATACAGAAGAAAAGATTGGATTCGGACAGGCAGCAAAGCAGCTTGGTGTTCATCCATCTCAAATGAAAGGCCTCGCATCAGGCAAAAAACAGGCATCTGATGAAGAAACAGATGAAAAAGCAGAAACTGATGAAAACGCAGAAGGATCCGAAGAGGGCACCGAAGAAGCAGAACAGCCAGATGAAGCAACGGGTACTGAAGATGAAAATGAAGGCACAGCTTCAACTGAGCAAACCACTGAACAGCAAGTGAGTGTCGCATCAGCTAGTAGCACTGGAACGAAATCTAACATCAAGAACAGTGTGACGAAAGCAGAAGAAAAGAAAGCGGAAGCTGTAAAGAGGGCAGAAGAGGCAGCAAAGAAGGCTGCAGAAAAGAAGGCGGAAGCTGTGAAGAAGGCTGAAGAGGCAGCAAAGAAGGCTGCAGAAAAGAAAGCGGAAGCTGAGAAAAAAGCAGAAGAACAAAAACGTGAAGCAGCAAAGAAAGCTGAAGAAAAGCGACAAGAAGAAGCCAAGAAGAATAAAGAAAAACAAGAAGATGAAGAAGACGAAGAAGACGAAGAGAATGATGAGCAAAAAGATGATGACAGCGATGAAGATTCCAACAAAGGAAAAGGGAAAAATAACGGCAAGTAATAGCAAGCGAAAACACACCCGAAGCAGCCTGCTCATACTTGGGGTGAATTGACAGACTTTGAGTTGTCATGTATCATAACTGTATACATTTGAATAGTTTCTCCTAAAGGGGAGTAGCTTTCACAACAGAGTCGTCATTACGGAGTTCACTCCCGGCTTTGTTGGCAACGATAGTTGTTAGCAAGACCTTTGCCATATTTGGTGAAGGTCTTTATTTGTCTCCAGACCTTCACCTGAGCGGGTGAAGGTCTTTTTTGTCAGATAAAAAAGTGTGAATTTCACTTTGAGAATTGTATAGCTTCAGCGCCTAGCCCCTCGAGACGCTTCGATCCTGTCACAGAAGTCAAAGAACGACTTCACCGCCAGGCCCTCCAGC
This window of the Mesobacillus jeotgali genome carries:
- a CDS encoding DUF5667 domain-containing protein, which encodes MKKLLASTILTGVLAFGTGVSADELVETVDPGTTPDEFLFTFDQLFEELKLLVTFDDEKEAQLLLEFANERLAEATAMSTEEKAEFVQQAFEEYLEALEAAEEKVTEVIVEEETDSEGEDELTEELENVSEVEDELTEDLEDELKEEVEEATEQAKVVANVVKDLDQEMVSQLREQELGYGQIAQIFWLADAAGKTVEEITALYTEEKIGFGQAAKQLGVHPSQMKGLASGKKQASDEETDEKAETDENAEGSEEGTEEAEQPDEATGTEDENEGTASTEQTTEQQVSVASASSTGTKSNIKNSVTKAEEKKAEAVKRAEEAAKKAAEKKAEAVKKAEEAAKKAAEKKAEAEKKAEEQKREAAKKAEEKRQEEAKKNKEKQEDEEDEEDEENDEQKDDDSDEDSNKGKGKNNGK